The sequence below is a genomic window from Polaribacter vadi.
TTCTTCGATATTTGGATACCTATCAATAACTGCTTGAATTTTTTCTTTATGTAAAGGGAATAATTGCTCAATTCTTACCAAAGCAATATCTTCTCTGTTTAAATTTTCTCTTTCCTCTAATAAATCATAATAGAATTTACCCATACAAAAAACCATTTTCTTTACATTCTTTGGGTTTAAAGTATCATCAATTACCTCTTGGAATTCGCCTGTTGCTAATTCCTGAATTGAATTCACCACTTTTGGATGACGTAATAAACTTTTTGGTGTAAATACAATTAAAGGTTTTCTGTAATCGCGCTTCATTTGACGACGCAATAAATGAAAGAAATTTGCAGGTGTTGTACAATTAGCAACAGACATATTGTCTTCTGCACATAATTGCAAATAACGCTCTATTCTTGCAGATGAATGCTCTGAACCTTGCCCTTCATAACCATGAGGTAATAAAACTACAATTCCATTTTGTGCTTTCCATTTATCTTCTGCAGCAGAAATATATTGATCGAACATAATTTGAGCTCCGTTTGAAAAATCTCCAAACTGTGCTTCCCAAATTGTTAATGTATTTGGGTTTGCCATTGCATAACCATAATCGAATCCTAAAACTGCATATTCAGATAATAACGAGTTATAAATCGTCATTTGTCCTTTAGACTTTGGATTTAGGTTCAATAAATTTATTCTTTCCTCAGTAACTTCATCACGTAAAATAGCATGTCTGTGAGAGAATGTTCCTCTTTCTACATCTTGTCCAGAGATTCTTACATTAAAACCTTCTTCCATTAAAGAACCATAAGCCAAGTTCTCTGCCATTCCCCAATCTAATTGATTCGTTTCAAAAGCCATTTTAGCTCTTCCTTGTAAAATACGTTCTGCTTTTCTTACAAATTTTACATTTTCTGGCACTGTAGATACTACTTTTGCAATATTGTTTAAACCATCTTCGGTATATTTTGTATCGACAGTTTTTAACATTTCTTCTTGATCTTGGCGTTCAAAACCTTCCCAAGTAGATTCCATAAACTCTTCTACTTTAGAGTTTTTATCTTTTTTAGAATTGTCGAATTCTGTTTCCAACATTCCTTTAAATTCTTCTGTAATTTCATCAACAAAAGAAGCACTTATAGATTGTTCTTCTAACAATTTAGCTGCATAAATTTCTTTTGGATTTTTGTGTTTAGAAATTGCTTTGTATAATTTTGGTTGTGTAAAACGAGGTTCATCACCTTCATTATGCCCATATTTTCTATAGCCTAATAAATCGATAAAAATATCCGTTTCAAATTTCATTCTAAATTCTAAAGCCATTTGCATTGCATGACAAACAGCTTCAGTATCATCTGCATTTACATGTAAAACAGGCGATAATGTTACTTTAGCAACATCTGTACAATACGTACTTGAACGTGCATCTAAATAATTTGTGGTAAAACCAATTTGATTATTTACAACAATATGAATTGTTCCACCAGTTTTATAACCGTTCAATTTTGCCATTTGAACAATTTCATAGGCAATTCCTTGTCCAGCAATTGCAGCATCACCATGTATAACTATTGGAAGAATTTTGCTAGAATCTCCATCATATTTTCTGTCGATTTTTGCTCTTGTAATTCCTTCTGCAACAGCTGCAACCGTTTCTAAATGCGATGGATTTGGCACTAAGTTCATCTTAATTTCATTTCCATCTCTGTAAGTTTTACTCAATGTTAAACCTAAATGATATTTTACATCACCATCGATATCTTCATCTTCGAAATCTTTACCTTCAAACTCACTAAATAAATCTCTAACTGGTTTTTTAAAGATGTTTACTAAGGTGTTTAAACGACCTCTGTGAGCCATTCCTAAAACACATTCTTTAACCCCATACAATTCTGCAGCATCTCTTAGCATTACACTAATTCCAGGAATTAGCGTTTCACCACCTTCTAAAGAGAATCTTTTTTGACCCACATATTTAGTTTGTAAAAAACTCTCGAAAGTTACTGCTTGATTTAATTTTGTAAGAATATATTTTTTTGCGTCTGTTGAGTATTTTGGGTGATTATCATTCTCATTCAAACGATTTTGCCACCATTTTAATTTCTCTGGATTGCGCATATACATATACTCAACTCCAATAGAATCGCAATAAATAGTTTTAAGATGCTCTATAATTTGAGATAAAGTTACTTTTCCTAATCCAAGAATTTCTCCTGCAGAAAAATAACTGTTTAAATCTTCTTTAGATAAACCAAAAGTTTCTAAATCTAAAGTTGGTTGATATTGTCTTCTATCTCTAACAGGATTTGTTTTTGTAAATAAATGACCTCTTGTTCTGTACCCATTAATTAAATCTGCTACTAAAAACTCTTTTTTAACTTCTTGTGGAATTTCAATTGAAACTTCCTCATCTTTTAAAGAATAATTTTCGTTTGCCAAATCATATCCTTGGAAAAAACTTCGCCAGCTTGGCTCAACTGAATCTGGGTGAATTAAATATTGGTCATATAAATCAGCTATAAAGCCTGTGTGTGCTGCATTTAAAAAAGAAAACTTATCCATATAAAAACTTATACTTTGTTGATAATTGTTATAATAAGACAAAAATACAATTTTTAGCAATAATGGCATTGCTTATTTTTCACATAAACATTAAAAATTTTATTAAAAAATTTCAAAAAACATTTGTGTATATTTTAAAAAGATATATATTTGCACTCGCTAAACATAAAAAGTAATTTTTGTGTAGCAAACTCCTCCTTAGCTCAGTTGGTTAGAGCATCTGACTGTTAATCAGAGGGTCCTTGGTTCGAGTCCAAGAGGGGGAGCAAAAAAAGCCTTGTCAATTTTGATAAGGCTTTTTTATTTTATTAAAACTTTGAAAAGCAGTAGTTTAGAGCTATTTTTTAAAGTTGTAATTACATCATAAGAAGTAAAAAATACAGTTTTAAAGTAATTTGGTCTCTATTTTTTTATATAAAATGTATATTTGGTTAAATTTTGGATTTTAATGAAAAAATATACAGAAATAACCATATATGATATTGCAGAAAAATTAAATTTAGCAACATCTACAATTTCGAGGGCATTAAAAGACCATAGAAGTATTAGTGAAAAAACCATTAAAAAAGTTAAAAAAACTGCTTTTGAAATGGGATATCAACCTAATAATTTAGCTGCTAGTTTACGTAATAAACAAACTAAAACTATTGGAGTTTTATTACCAACCGTTACTCAACCTTTTTTATCATCGTTAATTAGTGGTATAGAAATTACTGCAAAAAAAGCTGGGTATACTGTTATGATAATGCAATCTCATGATTCTTATGATGAAGAAGTAAATTTAGCTCAGTCATTATACAATAATAGGGTTAGTGGGATTATATGTTCTTTAGCAATGGAAACTCAAGATACTTCACATTTTCAAATCTTTATTAATAACAATACTCCATTAGTTTTTGTTGATAGGGTTCCAAAAAACTTTAATACTTATAGGGTTGTTATTGATAATTTTTCTGCGGGTTATAAAGCAACAAAGCATCTTATTGATCAGGGTTGTAAAAGAATAGCACATCTTTCTGTTGGTTCAGAATTTGGAAATTTATATAGTGAAAGAAAAAAAGGTTATTTAGAAGCTCTAAAAGATCATAATATTGATATTGATGAACAACTTATAGTAAGGCTTACCACTGTAACTTATGATGAGGCAGAAAAAGGAACAAATAAATTGTTGGATTTAAAAAACCCTCCAGATGGAATTTTTACGCCTGGTGATATTTTAGGAGTAAGTGCTCTACAATGTGCTAAAAAAAGGGGCATAAAAGTTCCAGAAGAATTAGCTATTATTGGTTTTAATAATGATCCTATTTCAGAAATTATAGACCCAAATTTGTCAACAATTACTCATCCTGCAGAAAAAATGGGACAAGCTGCTGCAAAAATTATTATAAAAAATTTAAAATCTCTTAAAAAAGATGACATTAAAGAAATAACTTTTTTAAATACTGAAGTTTTAGTTAGAGAGTCTTCAAAAAAAAAATAATTTTCTAATACCTGTTAAATGTAAATTGAGTTATTCTAAAAAATCCCTCACAGCTAATCAATCAAATAATGAAGATTAACCGTAAAGGATAAATTTTTTATTAATTTTTAGAAAAAAACTTATAGTTCTCCTGAAAAATCTGCACTTACATCTTTACCTGCAAGACCGTCTGCAGTACCTTTATAAGCATGTTTTCTTTCATAATTTGTATCCCAAATATTTGGTGATTCATCTGGTAACCAATATTGGTGTTCTTGTTCATTATCAGAAATACCCCAAATTGTAATTCCATATTGTTGAGCAGCTGGGATATTTTCTTTGTACATATCAATAATGTATTTATACATATCAGATTGATCTGCTAACTGCTCGTTTGTTGGACTTGCAGTTCCTAATCTAACATCTAGCTCCGAAATTTTAATCATCTTACCAGTTGCAGCAAGTTTTTGGAACATTTGTACAATATTATCTCTATCTGTATTTAAAGAAACGTGCATTTGTGTACCAATACCGTCTACAGTTGCTCCTTGGCTTTCTATATATTGTGTGTATTGAATAATTCCATCACATTTTGCTAAACTAGCTTCTAAATTATAATCGTTGATAAAAAGTACATCATTAGCATTACCATATTGTCTTGCTAATTTAAAAGCAGTTACTGCATAGTCTTTACCTAAGTATTTAACCCAGTAGAACTCGTCGTCTGCTAAATCTGCAACATTACCATCACGTAAAGAACCACCTTCTTTCATTGGTTCGTTTACAACATCCCAAGCTTTTACGTCATTTTTATAACGACCTACCATTTGAGAAATCCAGCTTTCTAATGCATCTCCAATAATTTGTGCTTTTTCTTCATCTGTTTTTTCAACAATCGTTGGTCCAGAACCTCCACCTGCATCTCCAGATGTAAATACAATATCATCTATGTAATAGGTTGTAGCAGTTTCTCCAAAATCGAAAATAAACTTTGTTTTATCATCTGTAGAAGGTGTAATAGTTCTTGTAACTTGCGTCCAAGTTGTACCTACTTGAATACCTCCATAATAATCGCCTCCATAACTGTCATTTTGAATTTCTACTTGTAAATTTGCACTTGTTGTAGCTTTTACCCAAAAACTACATGTGTAGTCTTTACCAAGTTCTAAAGCTTGGTTAAAAGTAAATACTTGCTGTGCCTCATAATTATTAGCAGCTGTTGGGTTTGTTAATACCATAGCATAACCATTACCTCCAAAGCCTTCTCCAGCAGCAGAAACATCTCTTGAAGAACCATTTCCATAACCACTCCATCCATCAAGTGTTCCATTTTCAAAGTCTCCATTTGTAATTAGATTTTCAGGTTGAGCATCTAAATCTACTACATTAATATTTTCTACATCGATTAAATAAGTTACACCAGATACATAACCTAAATCAAAATTAAATACAAATGTTGTTGCATTTGTTTGAAAATCTTCGCTATTTAGTGTTATTTTAACTTGTTGCCATTCTGATGATGTACTAAAAGATTCTGTAACATTACCTGTGCCATACCAATCCATCCAAGGATATTGGTTTACAAGATTATCATCAAAAGAAATTCTTCCTTGCCCAGCTTGATCTGATTTTATATAAAAAGAAAGCTCATAAGAATGCCCACTCACAATAGTGATAGCTGGGGTGCCTAATTGTAATTCCCAAGGATTAGATGTGCCATCTGCAATCATTTGAACTGCTTGCGAAGTGCTTGATAAACCTTCACCTTCTACTACAGAAATTGCAGTATTCCAAGAGCCTGCCCAACCATTTAGAGAACCATCTCTTAAAGAGGTTAAATCTAAAGAATTAGCTCCACTAGAACCTGGTATTACTGTTGGTGCAATTAAACCATTTAAGTAGCTTGCATTATTATTTTGATGCCAAGCTAAGGTATGACCATAGACTGTTAAACCTGCTTCTTTTGTTTTTGCAAT
It includes:
- a CDS encoding 2-oxoglutarate dehydrogenase E1 component, translating into MDKFSFLNAAHTGFIADLYDQYLIHPDSVEPSWRSFFQGYDLANENYSLKDEEVSIEIPQEVKKEFLVADLINGYRTRGHLFTKTNPVRDRRQYQPTLDLETFGLSKEDLNSYFSAGEILGLGKVTLSQIIEHLKTIYCDSIGVEYMYMRNPEKLKWWQNRLNENDNHPKYSTDAKKYILTKLNQAVTFESFLQTKYVGQKRFSLEGGETLIPGISVMLRDAAELYGVKECVLGMAHRGRLNTLVNIFKKPVRDLFSEFEGKDFEDEDIDGDVKYHLGLTLSKTYRDGNEIKMNLVPNPSHLETVAAVAEGITRAKIDRKYDGDSSKILPIVIHGDAAIAGQGIAYEIVQMAKLNGYKTGGTIHIVVNNQIGFTTNYLDARSSTYCTDVAKVTLSPVLHVNADDTEAVCHAMQMALEFRMKFETDIFIDLLGYRKYGHNEGDEPRFTQPKLYKAISKHKNPKEIYAAKLLEEQSISASFVDEITEEFKGMLETEFDNSKKDKNSKVEEFMESTWEGFERQDQEEMLKTVDTKYTEDGLNNIAKVVSTVPENVKFVRKAERILQGRAKMAFETNQLDWGMAENLAYGSLMEEGFNVRISGQDVERGTFSHRHAILRDEVTEERINLLNLNPKSKGQMTIYNSLLSEYAVLGFDYGYAMANPNTLTIWEAQFGDFSNGAQIMFDQYISAAEDKWKAQNGIVVLLPHGYEGQGSEHSSARIERYLQLCAEDNMSVANCTTPANFFHLLRRQMKRDYRKPLIVFTPKSLLRHPKVVNSIQELATGEFQEVIDDTLNPKNVKKMVFCMGKFYYDLLEERENLNREDIALVRIEQLFPLHKEKIQAVIDRYPNIEEYIWAQEEPRNMGAWSYMLQRFELVKLTVRSRKYYAVPAAGSSTRFKKRHKAVIDSVFNDSE
- a CDS encoding LacI family DNA-binding transcriptional regulator — encoded protein: MKKYTEITIYDIAEKLNLATSTISRALKDHRSISEKTIKKVKKTAFEMGYQPNNLAASLRNKQTKTIGVLLPTVTQPFLSSLISGIEITAKKAGYTVMIMQSHDSYDEEVNLAQSLYNNRVSGIICSLAMETQDTSHFQIFINNNTPLVFVDRVPKNFNTYRVVIDNFSAGYKATKHLIDQGCKRIAHLSVGSEFGNLYSERKKGYLEALKDHNIDIDEQLIVRLTTVTYDEAEKGTNKLLDLKNPPDGIFTPGDILGVSALQCAKKRGIKVPEELAIIGFNNDPISEIIDPNLSTITHPAEKMGQAAAKIIIKNLKSLKKDDIKEITFLNTEVLVRESSKKK
- a CDS encoding endo-1,4-beta-xylanase, producing the protein MKYNKLLPIIILSSALFLSCEDDLMEWGKDADKGEVTTAELPLGLAEKISRYDALNTYTDFILGNGIGVDLYLNDEVYRTITNENFDDVTAGYAMKHGAMVNSNGELNFATIDNFIAKTKEAGLTVYGHTLAWHQNNNASYLNGLIAPTVIPGSSGANSLDLTSLRDGSLNGWAGSWNTAISVVEGEGLSSTSQAVQMIADGTSNPWELQLGTPAITIVSGHSYELSFYIKSDQAGQGRISFDDNLVNQYPWMDWYGTGNVTESFSTSSEWQQVKITLNSEDFQTNATTFVFNFDLGYVSGVTYLIDVENINVVDLDAQPENLITNGDFENGTLDGWSGYGNGSSRDVSAAGEGFGGNGYAMVLTNPTAANNYEAQQVFTFNQALELGKDYTCSFWVKATTSANLQVEIQNDSYGGDYYGGIQVGTTWTQVTRTITPSTDDKTKFIFDFGETATTYYIDDIVFTSGDAGGGSGPTIVEKTDEEKAQIIGDALESWISQMVGRYKNDVKAWDVVNEPMKEGGSLRDGNVADLADDEFYWVKYLGKDYAVTAFKLARQYGNANDVLFINDYNLEASLAKCDGIIQYTQYIESQGATVDGIGTQMHVSLNTDRDNIVQMFQKLAATGKMIKISELDVRLGTASPTNEQLADQSDMYKYIIDMYKENIPAAQQYGITIWGISDNEQEHQYWLPDESPNIWDTNYERKHAYKGTADGLAGKDVSADFSGEL